The genome window CCTTCGGGAAAGCGGAGCACGTGCCCCGGAACGACGTTCAGCCCTTGGCAGAGGCCGAATTCCACGCTGTCGCTGAAGAGGAGTTGCATCCCGACACAGATGCCGAGGAAGGGGCGCCCGTCCCGAACCACCTTGAGGATCGGCTCCACGAACCCACCCTGCTCCAGATTGCGCATGCAGTCCCGGAAGGCGCCCACGCCGGGCAGGACGATCCTTTCCGCCTCCAGGACCACCTTCGGGTCGGCAGTAACAACCGCCTCGAAGCCCACCTTCTCGAACCCCTTCTGGACCGACCGGAGGTTTCCCATGCCGTAATCGATGATTGCGATCTTAGTCATAAAGGCCCTTTGCCATAAAGGTCACAGAGAAAACGCCGTACCGATCGGTACCTGGAGTTTTGTTCCGCCACTTAGATGAATTAGATAGATAGGGCGCTTCCCTGTGCCCCCTGTGGCAGAACGATCTAAAGCTTGCCCTTCGTTGACATGACCCCCTGAATCCGGGAGTCCACCTGGGTCGCCTGGTCCATGGCCCGGGCAAAGGCCTTGAAACACGCCTCGACGATGTGGTGGACATTGTCGCCGTACATGACGTTCAGATGGATCGTGGCACCCAGGTTATTAACCACGGCCTGGAAAAATTCCCGCACCAGTTCCACGTCGAACTCGCCAATCTTCACTTTGGGAAGTGACACGTGGTAGACGAGGTAGGGACGCCCCGAGATGTCCACCGTCACGCTGGCAAGGGTTTCGTCCATGGGGACCGTGGCCTGGCCGTAGCGCCGGACTCCTTTTTTATCGCCCAGAGACTCTTTCAACGCTTGGCCGAGGACGATACCGATATCCTCCACCGTATGGTGAAAGTCGATATCGATGTCCCCCGTGGCGTCCACCTGAAGGTTGAAGAATCCGTGACGGGCAAAGAGGTCGAGCATGTGATCGAGAAACGGCACCGAGGTGCAGACCTTCGCCTCGCCCGTGCCGTCTACATCAAGGGAGAGCTTGATCTGGGTTTCCTTGGTGACTCGTTCGATGGCAGCTTTCCGGGACATGAAACCCTCCTTGTGGGATCGAAGTTAGCCAATCTCTTTCAGAGCGGCGAGGGTCGCCTCCATCTCCTCCCGCGTGCCGATGGAAATCCTCATGCCATGGGCCAGGAGCGGGTCGGAGAAGTGGCGGACCAGGATCTTGCGGGCATAGAGGCCGTCGTAGACCCGTTTGCCGTTGCGGTCCGGCGGTGCGGCAAACACGAAGTTCCCCTGGGAGGGGATCACACCGTAGCCGAGCGCCCGGAGTTCAGCGGAAAACCACTCGCGGGTCTCGCGGATCAGGCGGGTGCACCCGGCAAAGTATGCCCGGTCCCGCAGGGAGGCCACGCAGGCGGCCTGGGCGAGACGGTCCAGGTTATAGTGATCGCGGATCTTGTCCAGGGCAGCAATCACCGCCGGACGGGCCACGGCGAAGCCGAGCCGCATGCCGGCCAGGGAGTAGCTCTTGGACAGGGTGCGGGTCACGACCACGTTCTCGTGCCGCCGAACCAGATCCAGGGCATCGCCGTCGGCAAAATCGGCATAGGCCTCGTCCACCACCAGGACCCCGGTGCAGCGGGTCGCCAGCTCCTCGACGTAAGCAAGGGGAAAGGCGAAGCCCAGCGGCGAATTGGGGGTGGTCAGGAAGAAGAGCCTTCCCTCGTAGCGGCCGGGAAAACCGGCAATGCGAAGGTCATCCGTGAGGCCGAAGGTCCGTACCCGTGCCCCCTGGATTTCGGCCAGGGTCGCGTAGTAGGAGTAGGAGGGATGCACGTAGCCGACCTCCTCCCCCTCGCCGGCAAAGGCCCGGATCAGGTTGTTGAGAACCTCGTCGGAGCCGTTGGCCATGATGACCCAGGCGGGATCGAAGCCGAACAGCTCGCCCACGGTCTCCCGCAGCACCTGGCTCGACGCGCTGGGATAGGTGCGCAGGAGCGCCCCGTCGTCCCCCAGCTCCGCCAGAATCGCCTTCACCACCTCGGGCGACGGCGGATAGGGGTTCTCGTTGGTGTTCAGCTTGATCCACGACGCCACGTCCGGGGGCTGATAGCCGGGCACGTAGCCTGCCATTGCGGCGATATTTGAGCGAAAGGGAAGCATGGCGTGCTCCTGTCGTTTCTCGTTATTTCAGGCGGATGCTCACTGACCTGCCGTGGGCCTCCAGACCTTCCAGTTCGGCGATCCTGACGATGTCGCGGCCCAGACGGTTCAACCCCGCCTCGCTGAAGTAGACGATGGAGGATTTCTTCACGAAATCGTCCACCGACAGGGGGGAGAAGAAACGAGCCGTGCCTCCGGTGGGCAGCGTATGGTTCGGGCCGGCCAGATAGTCGCCGGCCGCCTCGGGGGTGAAGTGGCCGAGGAAGATGGCACCGGCGTTTTTGATCCGCGGCAGGATCTCGAAGGGATTTGCCACGGCCAGTTCCAGGTGCTCCGGGGCGATCCGGTTCGAGAAGGCGATGGCCTCGTCCAGGCTCCCGGCCACGATGACGGCGCCGTAGGTCTCCCACGACGTGCGGGCGATGGTCTCCCGGGAGAGTTGCGCCACCTGCCGTTCCACCTCCGCCGCCACCTGCTCGCCGAAACCGCGGTCGGTGGTAATGAGGATGGATGAGGCGAGTTCGTCGTGCTCCGCCTGGGAAAGGAGGTCGGCGGCGATGTGGGCCGGGGTGCCGCTCCCGTCGTTGATGACGAGGATCTCGCTGGGGCCGGCGATCATATCGATCCCCGCCTGGCCGAAGACCAGTTTCTTGGCCGTGGCCACGTAGATGTTTCCCGGGCCGGTGATCTTGTCCACCCGGGGCACCGTGGCGGTGCCGTAAGCCAGAGCGGCCACCGCCTGGGCACCGCCCAGCCGGAAGATCCGGTCAACGCCGGAGAGCCGCGCCGCCACCAGAACGTGTGGGTTGATCTCTCCGCCGGGGGTCGGGGCCACCATGACGATCTCGCCGACGCCGGCCACCCGGGCCGGAACCGCATTCATGATGACGCTGGAAGGATAGCTCGCCTTGCCGCCGGGAACGTAGATCCCGACCCGCTCCAGGGGCGTCACCATCTGGCCGAGAAGGATGTCGGGCTCGGCGGTGGAGAGCCAGGTTTCCTGCTTCTGCTTCTCGTGGAAGCGGGCCACCCGCTCAACCGCCAGCTTGAGGGCGGCAACCTCCTCGTCCTTCACCTTGGCAAAGGCGTACTCGATCTCGTCCTCGGTCACCTGGAGAGCCGCAACGGAAGCGACCTCCAGCCGGTCGAAGCGCCGGGTGTACTCCAGGAGCGCCTCGTCTCCCCGTGCGCGGACATCGGCGATGATGTCGAGAACCACCTGCTCCACCTCGCGGCCGGTCTCCTCCCCCCGGGCGAGGATGGCGGCGAATTCCGCGTCAAAGTTCGTATCCCTGATGTCGAGGAATTTCATACGTGCTTCTCCAGCCCTTCGATGATCCCGGTAATCCGGGGATGCTTGGTCTTGAGGCTCGCCCGGTTGACGATGAGGCGCGTGGTGATCTCGGCGATGGTCTCAACCTCCACCAGGCCGTTCTGGCGCAGGGTCTCGCCGGTGGACACCAGGTCCACGATCCGCTCGGAAAGCCCGACCAGCGGAGCCAGCTCGATGGACCCGTAGAGCTTGATGATCTCCACCTGAACCCCCTTGCGGGCGAAATACTTCTCCGTCACGTTGGGATACTTGGTGGCGATCCGGATGTTGGTCCAACTGGAGGGGTCGTCGTCCAGGGCAAGTCCCGCCGGTTCGGCCACCATCATCCGGCAGTAGCCGAACTTCAGGTCCAGGGGCTCATAGAGGTCCTTTTCCTGCTCCATGAGAGTGTCCTTGCCGACGATGCCGAGGTCGGCGCAGCCGTACTCCACATACGTGGGGACATCGGTGGCCCGGACGATCATGTACCGCATCCGCTGCTCGTGATTTTCGAAGATGAGCTTTCGGGTGTTGGAGAGGAGCTCGTCGCAGTGGATTCCGATCTTGCCGAAGAGGGCTACCGAATCTTCCAGAATCCGCCCTTTGGGGATGGCGATGGTTATGTAGTCGGTCATAGCACGTCAGGGACCGGGGACCAGGGACCGGGGACCAGAAACGGCACCCTCTCCCCCTGCCGCCGGGTCACTCCTTTACACGTTGGATATCGGCACCGAGGCCGGCCAGTTTCTTTTCGATGGACTCGTATCCCCGGTCCAGGTGGTAGATACGGGAGATCTCGGTGGTATTGTCGGATGCCAGACCGGCAAGGATGAGCGATGCCGAGGCCCGGAGGTCCGTGGCCATGACCGGCGCGCCGGACAGCTTCTTCACCCCTTTCACGGTGGCGGTGTTCCCCTCAACCGTGATGTCGGCGCCGAAGCGCAGCAGCTCCGAGACGTGCATGAAGCGGTTCTCGAAGATGTTCTCGCTGATGACGCTCGCTCCGTCGGCCACGCACATGAGGGCCATGAACTGGGCCTGCATGTCGGTGGGGAAACCGGGATAGGGGCGGGTCTTGATGTTCACGGCCTTGGGACGGCGTGGCCCCTTCACCCGCACCACGTTATCACGATTGGTGATCTCCACGCCGGCATCCTGAAGTTTGAACACGAGCGCATCCAGGTGCTCCAGCTTCATGTTGCGGATCTTGATGTCGCCACCGGTGATGGCCGCCGCCACCATGAACGTGCCCGCTTCGATCCGGTCGGGCATGACGTCGTGGGCAACCGGCGCCAGCTCCTTCACCCCGGTGATCCGAACGGTGTCGGTGCCGGCACCGTCGATCCTTGCCCCCATCTTGATCAGGATCTCGGCCAGATCGATGATCTCGGGCTCCCGGGCGGCGTTTTCCAGAACCGTCTCTCCTGTGGCCAGGGCCGCCGCCATCATCAACTGCTCAGTGCCGCCCACGGTGGAAATGTCGAAGTTGATGCGGGCACCCTTGAGCTTTTTCGCCTTGGCCTCCACGTAGCCGTGCTCCAGCCGGATGTCGGCACCCAGGGCGGCAAGCCCCTTGAGGTGGAGGTTGATGGGACGGGCGCCGATGGCGCAGCCCCCGGGAAGGGAGACCCGTGCCCGGCCATGGCGAGCCAGCAGCGGCCCCAATACCAGTACCGACGCCCGCATGGTCTTCACGAGATCATAGGTGGCCTCCACGTTGTTCACGTGGGTCGTGTCGATCCGGACGATGTTGCCGTTTCCTTCCACCACGGCGCCCAGGGACTCCAGGACCTTGATGGTGGTATTGATGTCGCGCAGGAAAGGAACGTTACGGATCTCGTTGAGACCGGGGGCGAGGATGGTGGAGACGAAAATGGGGAGAGCCGCGTTCTTGGAGCCACTGACCGAGACCTCTCCGGTCAGTTTCTTTCCCCCTTTGATGATCAGCTTGTCCAATGGAATGCCTCTGTCGTGATAGTGTGTCGTGGCCGGGTCTGGCGCGAAAACCGGCCTACCCGATCCTTCCGCCGACCACCCGGTCGATGCCGGCGGGGTCTTGAGCGGTAAAACAGTCGCTGAAGCCGGCACGGGCGAACATGCCGAGCACTGCCTCCGCCTGGCCGATGCCCAGTTCGACCATGAGCCAGCCACCGGGATTCAGGTGCGCCGGGGCGGCCGGTACGATGAGCCGGTAGAAATCGAGGCCGTCGGCTCCTCCATCCAGTGCGGCACGGGGTTCGTACTCCCGAACCTCCGGCTGAAGCGCCTCCAGGTCGGCGGTGGGAATATAGGGGGGATTGGAGACGATCAGATCGAACCGCTGGTCCCCAAAGGGCTCGAACAGGGAGCCCTCGAAGAGGGTCACCCGCGCGCCGTGCCGTTCCACGTTCCGTTGGGCCAGGGCGAGGGCGCCGGGAGACTGCTCGACCCCCCACACCTGGGCGTGGGGAAGGTGCCTGGCCAGGGCCACGGCAATGCAGCCGCTGCCCACACCGATATCGAGCACCGTCGCGACGTGGGGGGCACGGCGGTGCGCCTCCTCCACGATCACCTCGGTGTCGTGCCGGGGGATGAGAACCGCCGGCGTCACGGCGAAATCGAGGCCGCAGAACTCCTGGGTGCCGAGGATGTACTGGAGCGGCTCCCGCTTGGCCCGGCGCGCCACGAGCCCGCGGCAGGCGGCAAGCTCCTCCGGGTTCAGGGGTTTGTCGAAATTGACGTAGAGCCCCACCCGATCGAGCCCCAGGGCGGCACTCAGGAGCCATTCGGTTTCCAGGCGAGCATTCTCGACCCCCTTTTCAGCCAGGTAGCCCCTGGTCCAGTCGAGAACCTTGCGAATCGTCCAGATTTCAGGCTTTTCCGCCATCTGCCGCCTCCGCTGTCCGGGCGGATCAGGCCGCTTCGGCCTGGGCCTTCAGGGCCTCCATCTGATAATGAGTCCGGAGCGCATCCACCACCTCGGCGATGTCTCCTTCCATGAGAGAGTCGAGGCGGTAGAGGGTGAGACCGATCCGGTGATCGGTCATCCGGCCCTGGGGGAAGTTGTAGGTACGGATCCGCTCGCTCCGGTCGCCGCTTCCCACCTGCTGTTTCCGGTCCGCGGCGATCCGTGCGTTCTGCTCCTGATGGAGACCGTCGAGGATCTTGGTCTTCAGTACCTTCATAGCCTTGGCCCGGTTCT of Geobacter anodireducens contains these proteins:
- the hisH gene encoding imidazole glycerol phosphate synthase subunit HisH (with HisF IGPS catalyzes the conversion of phosphoribulosyl-formimino-5-aminoimidazole-4-carboxamide ribonucleotide phosphate and glutamine to imidazole-glycerol phosphate, 5-aminoimidazol-4-carboxamide ribonucleotide, and glutamate in histidine biosynthesis; the HisH subunit provides the glutamine amidotransferase activity that produces the ammonia necessary to HisF for the synthesis of imidazole-glycerol phosphate and 5-aminoimidazol-4-carboxamide ribonucleotide) codes for the protein MTKIAIIDYGMGNLRSVQKGFEKVGFEAVVTADPKVVLEAERIVLPGVGAFRDCMRNLEQGGFVEPILKVVRDGRPFLGICVGMQLLFSDSVEFGLCQGLNVVPGHVLRFPEGMREGGEELKVPHMGWNQLSIKRRPPAFAEVEDGANVYFVHSYYVLPDDTSVIAATCTYGVEFCAAVWKDNIVATQFHPEKSQTVGVHILENFARSKA
- a CDS encoding ATP phosphoribosyltransferase yields the protein MTDYITIAIPKGRILEDSVALFGKIGIHCDELLSNTRKLIFENHEQRMRYMIVRATDVPTYVEYGCADLGIVGKDTLMEQEKDLYEPLDLKFGYCRMMVAEPAGLALDDDPSSWTNIRIATKYPNVTEKYFARKGVQVEIIKLYGSIELAPLVGLSERIVDLVSTGETLRQNGLVEVETIAEITTRLIVNRASLKTKHPRITGIIEGLEKHV
- a CDS encoding protein-(glutamine-N5) methyltransferase, release factor-specific, yielding MAEKPEIWTIRKVLDWTRGYLAEKGVENARLETEWLLSAALGLDRVGLYVNFDKPLNPEELAACRGLVARRAKREPLQYILGTQEFCGLDFAVTPAVLIPRHDTEVIVEEAHRRAPHVATVLDIGVGSGCIAVALARHLPHAQVWGVEQSPGALALAQRNVERHGARVTLFEGSLFEPFGDQRFDLIVSNPPYIPTADLEALQPEVREYEPRAALDGGADGLDFYRLIVPAAPAHLNPGGWLMVELGIGQAEAVLGMFARAGFSDCFTAQDPAGIDRVVGGRIG
- a CDS encoding histidinol dehydrogenase gives rise to the protein MKFLDIRDTNFDAEFAAILARGEETGREVEQVVLDIIADVRARGDEALLEYTRRFDRLEVASVAALQVTEDEIEYAFAKVKDEEVAALKLAVERVARFHEKQKQETWLSTAEPDILLGQMVTPLERVGIYVPGGKASYPSSVIMNAVPARVAGVGEIVMVAPTPGGEINPHVLVAARLSGVDRIFRLGGAQAVAALAYGTATVPRVDKITGPGNIYVATAKKLVFGQAGIDMIAGPSEILVINDGSGTPAHIAADLLSQAEHDELASSILITTDRGFGEQVAAEVERQVAQLSRETIARTSWETYGAVIVAGSLDEAIAFSNRIAPEHLELAVANPFEILPRIKNAGAIFLGHFTPEAAGDYLAGPNHTLPTGGTARFFSPLSVDDFVKKSSIVYFSEAGLNRLGRDIVRIAELEGLEAHGRSVSIRLK
- a CDS encoding histidinol-phosphate aminotransferase; protein product: MLPFRSNIAAMAGYVPGYQPPDVASWIKLNTNENPYPPSPEVVKAILAELGDDGALLRTYPSASSQVLRETVGELFGFDPAWVIMANGSDEVLNNLIRAFAGEGEEVGYVHPSYSYYATLAEIQGARVRTFGLTDDLRIAGFPGRYEGRLFFLTTPNSPLGFAFPLAYVEELATRCTGVLVVDEAYADFADGDALDLVRRHENVVVTRTLSKSYSLAGMRLGFAVARPAVIAALDKIRDHYNLDRLAQAACVASLRDRAYFAGCTRLIRETREWFSAELRALGYGVIPSQGNFVFAAPPDRNGKRVYDGLYARKILVRHFSDPLLAHGMRISIGTREEMEATLAALKEIG
- a CDS encoding UDP-N-acetylglucosamine 1-carboxyvinyltransferase (adds enolpyruvyl to UDP-N-acetylglucosamine as a component of cell wall formation; gram-positive bacteria have 2 copies of MurA which are active) — translated: MDKLIIKGGKKLTGEVSVSGSKNAALPIFVSTILAPGLNEIRNVPFLRDINTTIKVLESLGAVVEGNGNIVRIDTTHVNNVEATYDLVKTMRASVLVLGPLLARHGRARVSLPGGCAIGARPINLHLKGLAALGADIRLEHGYVEAKAKKLKGARINFDISTVGGTEQLMMAAALATGETVLENAAREPEIIDLAEILIKMGARIDGAGTDTVRITGVKELAPVAHDVMPDRIEAGTFMVAAAITGGDIKIRNMKLEHLDALVFKLQDAGVEITNRDNVVRVKGPRRPKAVNIKTRPYPGFPTDMQAQFMALMCVADGASVISENIFENRFMHVSELLRFGADITVEGNTATVKGVKKLSGAPVMATDLRASASLILAGLASDNTTEISRIYHLDRGYESIEKKLAGLGADIQRVKE
- the hisB gene encoding imidazoleglycerol-phosphate dehydratase (catalyzes the dehydration of D-erythro-1-(imidazol-4-yl)glycerol 3-phosphate to 3-(imidazol-4-yl)-2-oxopropyl phosphate in histidine biosynthesis), with the protein product MSRKAAIERVTKETQIKLSLDVDGTGEAKVCTSVPFLDHMLDLFARHGFFNLQVDATGDIDIDFHHTVEDIGIVLGQALKESLGDKKGVRRYGQATVPMDETLASVTVDISGRPYLVYHVSLPKVKIGEFDVELVREFFQAVVNNLGATIHLNVMYGDNVHHIVEACFKAFARAMDQATQVDSRIQGVMSTKGKL